One Peterkaempfera bronchialis DNA window includes the following coding sequences:
- a CDS encoding acetoacetate--CoA ligase, whose translation MTTTPQDDTATAPLWRPAPARAAATRIVAFQQWAARHHGAPAAPLAPTADDTEAATRYAALHAWSVADPARFWTAVTQWFDVRFSTPPEAVLADPAMPGARWFPGARLNYAEHALRHAEDPAHADRPAVLHLDETTAEPQPLSWAELRRQVGSLAAELRRLGVRPGDRVSAYLPNIPQAVVALLASAAVGAVWTSCAPDFGARSVLDRFQQIEPVVLFAVDGYRYGGKEHDRTEVVAELRRELPGLRAVVHVPVLGTSTPDGALHWDDLTASDGEPVFEQLPFDHPLWVLYSSGTTGLPKAIVQSQGGILVEHLKQAGLHLDLGPGDRFLWYTSTGWMMWNFLVAGLLTGSTIVTYDGSPGHPGTDALWSVAARTGATVLGTSAAYVIACRKADLHPGRDLDLSAVRCIGTTGSPLPPDGFRWIYDEVKQDVWLASVSGGTDVCSCFVGGVPTLPVHLGEIQAPCLGADVQAWDAGGHPVIDQVGELVVTRPLPSMPTGFWNDPDGTRYRESYFDTFPGVWRHGDWITLTSRGTVVIHGRSDSTLNRQGVRMGSADIYEVVERLPEIRESLVIGLEEPDGGYWMPLFVVLAEGARLDDALRARIRTALREQLSPRHVPDEVIAVPGLPHTLTGKRIEVPVKRLLSGAALHQAVNPGSVDNPDTLRFFERLAHERAADRP comes from the coding sequence GTGACCACAACGCCGCAGGACGACACGGCAACCGCGCCCCTCTGGCGCCCCGCCCCCGCACGTGCCGCCGCCACCCGGATCGTCGCCTTCCAGCAGTGGGCCGCCCGCCACCACGGCGCCCCCGCCGCCCCCCTGGCGCCCACCGCCGACGACACCGAGGCCGCCACCCGCTACGCCGCCCTGCACGCCTGGTCCGTGGCGGACCCGGCCCGCTTCTGGACCGCCGTCACCCAGTGGTTCGACGTACGCTTCAGCACCCCGCCCGAAGCCGTACTCGCCGACCCGGCCATGCCCGGCGCCCGCTGGTTCCCCGGCGCCCGCCTCAACTACGCCGAGCACGCCCTGCGCCACGCCGAGGACCCCGCCCACGCCGACCGGCCGGCCGTCCTCCACCTCGACGAGACCACCGCCGAGCCGCAGCCCCTCAGCTGGGCCGAGCTGCGCCGCCAGGTCGGCTCCCTCGCCGCCGAGCTGCGCCGCCTCGGCGTACGCCCCGGCGACCGCGTCAGCGCATACCTGCCCAACATCCCGCAGGCCGTCGTCGCACTGCTGGCCTCCGCCGCCGTCGGCGCCGTCTGGACCTCCTGCGCCCCCGACTTCGGCGCCCGCAGCGTGCTCGACCGGTTCCAGCAGATCGAGCCCGTCGTCCTCTTCGCCGTCGACGGCTACCGCTACGGCGGCAAGGAGCACGACCGCACCGAGGTCGTCGCCGAACTCCGCCGCGAGCTGCCCGGCCTGCGCGCCGTCGTCCATGTCCCCGTCCTCGGCACCTCCACCCCCGACGGCGCCCTGCACTGGGACGACCTCACCGCCTCGGACGGCGAGCCGGTCTTCGAGCAACTGCCCTTCGACCACCCTCTCTGGGTGCTGTACTCCTCCGGCACCACCGGCCTGCCCAAGGCGATCGTGCAGAGCCAGGGCGGCATCCTGGTGGAGCACCTCAAGCAGGCCGGCCTCCACCTCGACCTCGGCCCCGGTGACCGCTTCCTCTGGTACACCTCCACCGGCTGGATGATGTGGAACTTCCTGGTCGCCGGCCTGCTCACCGGCTCCACGATCGTCACGTACGACGGCAGCCCCGGCCACCCCGGCACCGATGCCCTGTGGAGCGTCGCCGCCCGCACCGGCGCCACCGTCCTCGGCACCTCCGCCGCCTATGTCATCGCCTGCCGCAAGGCGGACCTGCACCCGGGCCGCGACCTGGACCTCTCCGCCGTCCGCTGCATCGGCACCACCGGCTCGCCGCTGCCCCCGGACGGCTTCCGCTGGATCTACGACGAGGTCAAGCAGGACGTCTGGCTCGCCTCCGTCAGCGGCGGCACCGACGTCTGCAGCTGCTTCGTCGGCGGCGTGCCCACCCTCCCCGTCCACCTCGGCGAGATCCAGGCCCCCTGCCTCGGCGCCGACGTCCAGGCGTGGGACGCGGGCGGCCACCCGGTCATCGACCAGGTCGGCGAACTCGTCGTCACCCGCCCGCTGCCCTCGATGCCCACCGGCTTCTGGAACGACCCGGACGGCACCCGCTACCGCGAGAGCTACTTCGACACCTTCCCCGGCGTCTGGCGCCACGGCGACTGGATCACCCTCACCTCCCGGGGCACCGTCGTCATCCACGGCCGCTCCGACTCCACCCTCAACCGCCAGGGCGTCCGAATGGGGTCCGCCGACATCTACGAGGTCGTGGAGCGCCTTCCCGAGATCCGCGAGTCCCTGGTCATCGGCCTGGAGGAGCCGGATGGCGGCTACTGGATGCCGCTCTTCGTGGTCCTCGCCGAGGGCGCCCGACTGGACGACGCACTGCGCGCCCGCATCCGTACGGCACTGCGCGAGCAGCTCTCCCCGCGCCATGTCCCCGACGAGGTCATCGCTGTTCCCGGCCTCCCCCACACCCTCACCGGCAAGCGCATCGAGGTCCCGGTCAAACGGCTGCTCTCCGGCGCCGCCCTCCACCAGGCGGTCAACCCCGGCTCCGTCGACAACCCCGACACCCTGCGCTTCTTCGAACGGCTCGCCCACGAGCGCGCCGCCGACCGGCCCTGA
- a CDS encoding NUDIX domain-containing protein, with the protein MTADQYPAPRPAEGSHCTRCGTPYTPGTATWPRRCPGCGALAYRNPLPVAVALLPVRTADGATALTAVRRTIEPGRGLLALPGGFIDHGETWQQAVTRELAEETGIHADPARVRLADAHTDTVGSYLLLFGLLPPLDLADLPPSTPTDETDGHHLLTAPTDLAFPLHTLAAHTWFTGGYPTTP; encoded by the coding sequence ATGACCGCCGACCAGTACCCGGCCCCGCGCCCCGCCGAGGGCTCCCACTGCACCCGGTGCGGCACCCCCTACACCCCCGGCACCGCCACCTGGCCCCGCCGCTGCCCCGGCTGCGGCGCCCTCGCCTACCGCAACCCGCTCCCCGTCGCCGTCGCACTGCTGCCCGTCCGCACCGCCGACGGCGCCACCGCCCTCACCGCTGTCCGCCGCACCATCGAACCCGGCCGGGGACTGCTCGCCCTCCCCGGCGGCTTCATCGACCACGGCGAGACCTGGCAGCAGGCCGTCACCCGCGAACTCGCCGAGGAGACCGGCATCCACGCCGACCCCGCCCGGGTCCGCCTCGCCGACGCCCACACCGACACCGTCGGCAGCTACCTGCTCCTCTTCGGCCTGCTGCCGCCACTCGACCTCGCCGACCTGCCCCCGTCCACCCCCACCGACGAGACCGACGGCCACCACCTCCTCACCGCCCCCACCGACCTCGCCTTCCCCCTCCACACCCTCGCCGCCCACACCTGGTTCACCGGCGGCTACCCCACCACCCCCTGA